A window of the Eubalaena glacialis isolate mEubGla1 chromosome 9, mEubGla1.1.hap2.+ XY, whole genome shotgun sequence genome harbors these coding sequences:
- the CA9 gene encoding carbonic anhydrase 9 isoform X1: MASLCPSPWLPLLIPAPAPGPAVQLLLLLLLLVPAHPQSLLRMQEAPTTGGDSSGEDDPLGEEDLPSEEGIPGEEDIPGEEDPPGELDLPGMKTEAGEEDSLKLEDLPTVETPRDTQGPQNNAHRDKKGDDHSHWRYGGAPPWPQVSPACAGRFQSPVDIRPELTAFCSALRPLELLGFELPPQPELRLRNNGHTVQLSLPPGLEMALGPGQEYRALQLHLHWGAAGRPGSEHTVGGHRFPAEIHVVHLSTAFAKVDEALGRPGGLAVLAAFLQEGPEENSAYEQLLSHLGEIAEEDSETWVPGLDVSALLPSDLSLYFRYEGSLTTPPCAQGVIWTVFNQTVKLSAKQLHTLSDSLWGPDDSRLQLNFRATQPLNGRIIEASFPAGVDSSPGTVEPVHLNSCLAAGDILALVFGLLFAVTGIAFLVQMRRQQRHPSGTKGSVSYHPAEVTETVA; the protein is encoded by the exons ATGGCTTCCctgtgccccagcccctggctccCTCTGTTGATCCcggcccctgccccaggccccgcTGTGCAATTGCTGTTGTTACTGCTCCTCCTGGTGCCTGCCCATCCCCAGAGCCTGCTCAGGATGCAGGAGGCTCCCACCACAGGAGGAGATTCATCTGGGGAAGACGATCCACTGGGTGAGGAGGACCTGCCCAGTGAAGAGGGTATACCTGGAGAGGAGGATATACCTGGAGAGGAGGACCCACCTGGAGAGTTGGATCTACCTGGAATGAAGACTGAAGCAGGAGAAGAGGATTCTCTGAAGTTAGAGGATCTGCCTACTGTTGAGACTCCCAGGGATACTCAAGGCCCCCAGAATAATGCCCACAGAGACAAAAAAG GGGATGACCACAGTCACTGGCGTTATGGAG GCGCTCCGCCATGGCCCCAGGTGTCCCCCGCCTGCGCTGGCCGTTTTCAATCCCCGGTAGATATCCGTCCAGAGCTCACCGCGTTTTGCTCAGCCCTGCGACCCCTGGAACTCCTTGGCTTTGAGCTCCCACCACAACCAGAACTGCGCCTGCGCAACAATGGCCACACCG TGCAGCTGAGTCTGCCTCCCGGGCTGGAGATGGCCCTGGGTCCCGGGCAGGAGTACCGGGCCCTGCAGTTGCATCTGCACTGGGGGGCTGCGGGTCGCCCGGGCTCGGAGCACACGGTTGGCGGTCACCGTTTCCCTGCCGAG ATCCATGTGGTTCACCTCAGCACGGCATTTGCCAAAGTTGACGAGGCCTTGGGGCGCCCGGGGGGCTTGGCCGTGCTGGCCGCCTTTCTGCAG GAAGGCCCCGAAGAAAACAGCGCCTACGAGCAGTTGCTGTCACATTTGGGAGAAATCGCCGAGGAAG ACTCTGAGACTTGGGTCCCAGGACTGGATGTATCTGCACTGCTGCCCTCTGACCTCAGCCTCTACTTCCGATATGAGGGGTCTCTCACCACACCCCCCTGTGCCCAGGGAGTCATCTGGACTGTGTTCAACCAGACAGTAAAGCTGAGCGCTAagcag ctccacaccctctctgactCCCTGTGGGGACCTGATGACTCTCGGCTACAGCTGAATTTCCGAGCTACACAGCCTTTGAATGGGCGAATAATTGAGGCCTCCTTCCCTGCTGGAGTGGACAGCAGCCCTGGGACCGTTGAGCCAG tCCACCTGAATTCCTGTCTCGCTGCTG gagACATCCTGGCCCTGGTTTTTGGCCTTCTCTTTGCTGTTACTGGCATCGCCTTCCTTGTGCAAATGAGAAGGCAGCAAAG ACACCCAAGTGGGACCAAAGGAAGTGTCAGCTACCACCCGGCAGAGGTCACGGAGACTGTTGCCTAG
- the TPM2 gene encoding tropomyosin beta chain isoform X2, whose product MDAIKKKMQMLKLDKENAIDRAEQAEADKKQAEDRCKQLEEEQQALQKKLKGTEDEVEKYSESVKDAQEKLEQAEKKATDAEADVASLNRRIQLVEEELDRAQERLATALQKLEEAEKAADESERGMKVIENRAMKDEEKMELQEMQLKEAKHIAEDSDRKYEEVARKLVILEGELERSEERAEVAESRARQLEEELRTMDQALKSLTASEEEYSTKEDKYEEEIKVLEEKLKEAETRAEFAERSVAKLEKTIDDLEDEVYAQKMKYKAISEELDNALNDITSL is encoded by the exons ATGGACGCCATCAAGAAGAAGATGCAGATGCTAAAGCTGGACAAGGAGAATGCCATCGACCGCGCTGAGCAGGCCGAGGCCGACAAGAAGCAAGCTGAGGACCGCTGCAAGCAG CTGGAGGAGGAGCAGCAGGCCCTCCAGAAGAAGCTGAAAGGGACGGAGGACGAGGTAGAAAAGTATTCTGAATCAGTGAAGGATGCCCAGGAGAAACTGGAGCAGGCTGAGAAGAAAGCCACCGAT GCCGAGGCAGATGTGGCCTCCCTGAACCGCCGCATTCAGCTGGTAGAGGAGGAGTTGGACCGGGCGCAGGAGCGCCTGGCTACAGCCCTGCAAAAGCTGGAGGAGGCTGAGAAGGCAGCTGATGAGAGTGAGAG AGGAATGAAGGTCATCGAAAACCGAGCTATGAAGGATGAGGAAAAGATGGAGCTGCAGGAGATGCAGCTGAAGGAGGCCAAGCACATCGCTGAGGATTCAGACCGCAAATATGAGGAG GTGGCCAGGAAGCTAGTGATCCTGGAAGGAGAGCTGGAGCGCTCAGAAGAGAGAGCTGAGGTGGCTGAGAG CCGAGCCAGGCAGCTGGAGGAAGAACTGCGAACCATGGACCAGGCCCTCAAGTCCCTGACGGCCTCAGAGGAGGAG TATtccaccaaagaagataaatatgAAGAGGAGATCAAAGTGCTGGAGGAGAAGCTAAAGGAG GCTGAGACCCGAGCGGAGTTTGCCGAAAGGTCGGTGGCAAAGTTGGAGAAAACCATTGACGACCTGGAAG ACGAAGTCTATGCACAGAAGATGAAGTACAAGGCCATCAGCGAGGAGCTGGACAACGCACTCAATGACATCACCTCCCTCTGA
- the CA9 gene encoding carbonic anhydrase 9 isoform X2, producing the protein MASLCPSPWLPLLIPAPAPGPAVQLLLLLLLLVPAHPQSLLRMQEAPTTGGDSSGEDDPLGEEDLPSEEGIPGEEDIPGEEDPPGELDLPGMKTEAGEEDSLKLEDLPTVETPRDTQGPQNNAHRDKKGDDHSHWRYGGAPPWPQVSPACAGRFQSPVDIRPELTAFCSALRPLELLGFELPPQPELRLRNNGHTVQLSLPPGLEMALGPGQEYRALQLHLHWGAAGRPGSEHTVGGHRFPAEIHVVHLSTAFAKVDEALGRPGGLAVLAAFLQEGPEENSAYEQLLSHLGEIAEEDSETWVPGLDVSALLPSDLSLYFRYEGSLTTPPCAQGVIWTVFNQTVKLSAKQLHTLSDSLWGPDDSRLQLNFRATQPLNGRIIEASFPAGVDSSPGTVEPVHLNSCLAADILALVFGLLFAVTGIAFLVQMRRQQRHPSGTKGSVSYHPAEVTETVA; encoded by the exons ATGGCTTCCctgtgccccagcccctggctccCTCTGTTGATCCcggcccctgccccaggccccgcTGTGCAATTGCTGTTGTTACTGCTCCTCCTGGTGCCTGCCCATCCCCAGAGCCTGCTCAGGATGCAGGAGGCTCCCACCACAGGAGGAGATTCATCTGGGGAAGACGATCCACTGGGTGAGGAGGACCTGCCCAGTGAAGAGGGTATACCTGGAGAGGAGGATATACCTGGAGAGGAGGACCCACCTGGAGAGTTGGATCTACCTGGAATGAAGACTGAAGCAGGAGAAGAGGATTCTCTGAAGTTAGAGGATCTGCCTACTGTTGAGACTCCCAGGGATACTCAAGGCCCCCAGAATAATGCCCACAGAGACAAAAAAG GGGATGACCACAGTCACTGGCGTTATGGAG GCGCTCCGCCATGGCCCCAGGTGTCCCCCGCCTGCGCTGGCCGTTTTCAATCCCCGGTAGATATCCGTCCAGAGCTCACCGCGTTTTGCTCAGCCCTGCGACCCCTGGAACTCCTTGGCTTTGAGCTCCCACCACAACCAGAACTGCGCCTGCGCAACAATGGCCACACCG TGCAGCTGAGTCTGCCTCCCGGGCTGGAGATGGCCCTGGGTCCCGGGCAGGAGTACCGGGCCCTGCAGTTGCATCTGCACTGGGGGGCTGCGGGTCGCCCGGGCTCGGAGCACACGGTTGGCGGTCACCGTTTCCCTGCCGAG ATCCATGTGGTTCACCTCAGCACGGCATTTGCCAAAGTTGACGAGGCCTTGGGGCGCCCGGGGGGCTTGGCCGTGCTGGCCGCCTTTCTGCAG GAAGGCCCCGAAGAAAACAGCGCCTACGAGCAGTTGCTGTCACATTTGGGAGAAATCGCCGAGGAAG ACTCTGAGACTTGGGTCCCAGGACTGGATGTATCTGCACTGCTGCCCTCTGACCTCAGCCTCTACTTCCGATATGAGGGGTCTCTCACCACACCCCCCTGTGCCCAGGGAGTCATCTGGACTGTGTTCAACCAGACAGTAAAGCTGAGCGCTAagcag ctccacaccctctctgactCCCTGTGGGGACCTGATGACTCTCGGCTACAGCTGAATTTCCGAGCTACACAGCCTTTGAATGGGCGAATAATTGAGGCCTCCTTCCCTGCTGGAGTGGACAGCAGCCCTGGGACCGTTGAGCCAG tCCACCTGAATTCCTGTCTCGCTGCTG ACATCCTGGCCCTGGTTTTTGGCCTTCTCTTTGCTGTTACTGGCATCGCCTTCCTTGTGCAAATGAGAAGGCAGCAAAG ACACCCAAGTGGGACCAAAGGAAGTGTCAGCTACCACCCGGCAGAGGTCACGGAGACTGTTGCCTAG
- the CA9 gene encoding carbonic anhydrase 9 isoform X3 translates to MASLCPSPWLPLLIPAPAPGPAVQLLLLLLLLVPAHPQSLLRMQEAPTTGGDSSGEDDPLGEEDLPSEEGIPGEEDIPGEEDPPGELDLPGMKTEAGEEDSLKLEDLPTVETPRDTQGPQNNAHRDKKGDDHSHWRYGGAPPWPQVSPACAGRFQSPVDIRPELTAFCSALRPLELLGFELPPQPELRLRNNGHTVQLSLPPGLEMALGPGQEYRALQLHLHWGAAGRPGSEHTVGGHRFPAEEGPEENSAYEQLLSHLGEIAEEDSETWVPGLDVSALLPSDLSLYFRYEGSLTTPPCAQGVIWTVFNQTVKLSAKQLHTLSDSLWGPDDSRLQLNFRATQPLNGRIIEASFPAGVDSSPGTVEPVHLNSCLAAGDILALVFGLLFAVTGIAFLVQMRRQQRHPSGTKGSVSYHPAEVTETVA, encoded by the exons ATGGCTTCCctgtgccccagcccctggctccCTCTGTTGATCCcggcccctgccccaggccccgcTGTGCAATTGCTGTTGTTACTGCTCCTCCTGGTGCCTGCCCATCCCCAGAGCCTGCTCAGGATGCAGGAGGCTCCCACCACAGGAGGAGATTCATCTGGGGAAGACGATCCACTGGGTGAGGAGGACCTGCCCAGTGAAGAGGGTATACCTGGAGAGGAGGATATACCTGGAGAGGAGGACCCACCTGGAGAGTTGGATCTACCTGGAATGAAGACTGAAGCAGGAGAAGAGGATTCTCTGAAGTTAGAGGATCTGCCTACTGTTGAGACTCCCAGGGATACTCAAGGCCCCCAGAATAATGCCCACAGAGACAAAAAAG GGGATGACCACAGTCACTGGCGTTATGGAG GCGCTCCGCCATGGCCCCAGGTGTCCCCCGCCTGCGCTGGCCGTTTTCAATCCCCGGTAGATATCCGTCCAGAGCTCACCGCGTTTTGCTCAGCCCTGCGACCCCTGGAACTCCTTGGCTTTGAGCTCCCACCACAACCAGAACTGCGCCTGCGCAACAATGGCCACACCG TGCAGCTGAGTCTGCCTCCCGGGCTGGAGATGGCCCTGGGTCCCGGGCAGGAGTACCGGGCCCTGCAGTTGCATCTGCACTGGGGGGCTGCGGGTCGCCCGGGCTCGGAGCACACGGTTGGCGGTCACCGTTTCCCTGCCGAG GAAGGCCCCGAAGAAAACAGCGCCTACGAGCAGTTGCTGTCACATTTGGGAGAAATCGCCGAGGAAG ACTCTGAGACTTGGGTCCCAGGACTGGATGTATCTGCACTGCTGCCCTCTGACCTCAGCCTCTACTTCCGATATGAGGGGTCTCTCACCACACCCCCCTGTGCCCAGGGAGTCATCTGGACTGTGTTCAACCAGACAGTAAAGCTGAGCGCTAagcag ctccacaccctctctgactCCCTGTGGGGACCTGATGACTCTCGGCTACAGCTGAATTTCCGAGCTACACAGCCTTTGAATGGGCGAATAATTGAGGCCTCCTTCCCTGCTGGAGTGGACAGCAGCCCTGGGACCGTTGAGCCAG tCCACCTGAATTCCTGTCTCGCTGCTG gagACATCCTGGCCCTGGTTTTTGGCCTTCTCTTTGCTGTTACTGGCATCGCCTTCCTTGTGCAAATGAGAAGGCAGCAAAG ACACCCAAGTGGGACCAAAGGAAGTGTCAGCTACCACCCGGCAGAGGTCACGGAGACTGTTGCCTAG
- the TPM2 gene encoding tropomyosin beta chain isoform X1 produces MDAIKKKMQMLKLDKENAIDRAEQAEADKKQAEDRCKQLEEEQQALQKKLKGTEDEVEKYSESVKDAQEKLEQAEKKATDAEADVASLNRRIQLVEEELDRAQERLATALQKLEEAEKAADESERGMKVIENRAMKDEEKMELQEMQLKEAKHIAEDSDRKYEEVARKLVILEGELERSEERAEVAESRARQLEEELRTMDQALKSLTASEEEYSTKEDKYEEEIKVLEEKLKEAETRAEFAERSVAKLEKTIDDLEETLASAKEENVEIHQTLDQTLLELNNL; encoded by the exons ATGGACGCCATCAAGAAGAAGATGCAGATGCTAAAGCTGGACAAGGAGAATGCCATCGACCGCGCTGAGCAGGCCGAGGCCGACAAGAAGCAAGCTGAGGACCGCTGCAAGCAG CTGGAGGAGGAGCAGCAGGCCCTCCAGAAGAAGCTGAAAGGGACGGAGGACGAGGTAGAAAAGTATTCTGAATCAGTGAAGGATGCCCAGGAGAAACTGGAGCAGGCTGAGAAGAAAGCCACCGAT GCCGAGGCAGATGTGGCCTCCCTGAACCGCCGCATTCAGCTGGTAGAGGAGGAGTTGGACCGGGCGCAGGAGCGCCTGGCTACAGCCCTGCAAAAGCTGGAGGAGGCTGAGAAGGCAGCTGATGAGAGTGAGAG AGGAATGAAGGTCATCGAAAACCGAGCTATGAAGGATGAGGAAAAGATGGAGCTGCAGGAGATGCAGCTGAAGGAGGCCAAGCACATCGCTGAGGATTCAGACCGCAAATATGAGGAG GTGGCCAGGAAGCTAGTGATCCTGGAAGGAGAGCTGGAGCGCTCAGAAGAGAGAGCTGAGGTGGCTGAGAG CCGAGCCAGGCAGCTGGAGGAAGAACTGCGAACCATGGACCAGGCCCTCAAGTCCCTGACGGCCTCAGAGGAGGAG TATtccaccaaagaagataaatatgAAGAGGAGATCAAAGTGCTGGAGGAGAAGCTAAAGGAG GCTGAGACCCGAGCGGAGTTTGCCGAAAGGTCGGTGGCAAAGTTGGAGAAAACCATTGACGACCTGGAAG AGACCTTGGCCAGTGCCAAGGAGGAGAACGTGGAGATCCACCAGACCCTCGACCAGACCCTGCTGGAGCTCAACAACCTGTGA